From a region of the Sporosarcina ureilytica genome:
- a CDS encoding ABC transporter ATP-binding protein encodes MAFIELKGLTKQFGGLTAVNEVDFEIEKGKITAIIGPNGAGKSTFFNLISGFYPPSAGSILFEGKDITRLPAHLCARLGIARTFQTTHLFERATVLDNVIVGHRLRTRSTLFDAIFRTKRERREAQAAYDKAMETLSFVGLEEIAERPVAGISQEAKKRVAIALALATDPKVIFLDEPAAGINPEETDDLATLIKKIADSGITVCTIEHKMQMIMGLADSIMVLNHGAKIAEGSPAEIQNNPVVIEAYLGGGASA; translated from the coding sequence ATGGCATTTATCGAACTTAAAGGCCTGACGAAACAATTTGGCGGATTAACAGCGGTCAATGAAGTTGATTTTGAAATTGAAAAAGGAAAAATCACAGCCATTATTGGCCCTAATGGTGCTGGTAAATCAACATTTTTTAATTTAATTAGCGGCTTTTATCCACCGAGTGCTGGATCGATTCTGTTTGAAGGAAAAGATATCACAAGATTGCCCGCTCATCTATGCGCAAGACTTGGGATTGCGCGAACATTCCAGACGACACATTTATTCGAACGTGCAACAGTCCTGGATAATGTCATTGTCGGTCATCGTTTGCGGACCAGGTCAACACTTTTTGATGCCATTTTTCGGACGAAAAGAGAACGGCGTGAGGCACAAGCGGCTTATGACAAAGCGATGGAAACATTGTCGTTTGTTGGACTTGAGGAGATAGCAGAACGACCTGTCGCGGGCATCTCGCAAGAAGCTAAAAAACGAGTCGCCATTGCACTTGCGCTTGCGACAGATCCGAAAGTTATATTTCTAGATGAACCCGCGGCGGGCATTAACCCAGAAGAAACCGATGATTTAGCAACATTAATTAAAAAAATTGCTGATAGTGGCATTACTGTTTGCACGATTGAACATAAGATGCAAATGATTATGGGACTTGCGGATAGCATTATGGTGCTGAATCATGGTGCGAAAATTGCAGAAGGCTCGCCTGCAGAAATACAAAACAATCCGGTTGTCATTGAAGCGTATTTAGGAGGTGGGGCCAGTGCTTAA
- a CDS encoding ABC transporter ATP-binding protein: MLKLTDVTVKFGHFEALNRINLHVTEGELVVLLGANGAGKSTIFNTISGLNKPSSGDIRFIGQSVHGFSPDKIVKAGVVQCAEGKKLFADMSVEENLMMGGFVHRRKKAQLKQSLGEAYDLFPILYEKKDDPAGSLSGGQQQMLAIGRALMAKPKLIMMDEPSIGLAPLIVEQMFSIIQEINKSGTTVLLAEQNANAALKIADRGYVIENGSIVLQGESKALFNNDAIRKAYIGA; encoded by the coding sequence GTGCTTAAATTAACCGATGTAACTGTAAAGTTTGGACATTTCGAAGCACTCAATCGGATTAACCTCCATGTGACAGAAGGAGAGTTGGTCGTTTTACTCGGTGCGAACGGGGCAGGAAAAAGCACCATCTTTAATACGATTAGTGGCTTAAATAAACCAAGCTCAGGAGATATTCGTTTTATTGGCCAAAGTGTGCACGGATTCTCACCAGATAAAATAGTGAAAGCAGGCGTTGTCCAATGTGCGGAAGGGAAGAAGCTTTTTGCAGATATGTCTGTAGAAGAAAATCTGATGATGGGCGGGTTTGTGCATCGGCGAAAGAAAGCGCAACTGAAGCAATCGTTAGGAGAAGCTTATGACTTATTTCCGATTTTATATGAAAAGAAAGATGATCCTGCCGGTTCATTAAGTGGTGGACAACAGCAAATGCTCGCAATCGGAAGAGCGTTAATGGCGAAACCAAAACTCATCATGATGGATGAGCCTTCCATTGGACTTGCACCACTGATTGTTGAACAGATGTTTTCGATTATCCAAGAAATTAATAAAAGTGGGACAACCGTTTTGCTTGCGGAACAAAATGCGAATGCCGCACTGAAAATTGCAGATCGCGGCTATGTCATTGAGAATGGCTCGATTGTTCTGCAAGGAGAGAGCAAAGCATTGTTTAATAATGATGCAATCCGAAAAGCGTATATTGGCGCTTAG
- a CDS encoding ABC transporter substrate-binding protein, protein MKRLKGWLLISVLLVLTFALTACNEDSTDEKSGDSGDSGGSGGSKGSGELIIGYSGPLSGPAAYYGEETLNGLKLAVEDINEEGGFEVDGQTYKIKLETLDDMYSPNETAANAKRLVQENDSKIIYSPHSGGIYAMQVFNELEDFIIMGYTSEPGATEQGNTLNVRIPPRYDNYLEPFTKYEMEKYGKKIAFLPTATQYGKDWAEALRPVWEGHGGEIVFDESIDFSKDTDFQTILSNALSKDPDVLFIGGPSEPTALVLKQARDLGFEGGFLIMDQAKVDQMAAVLDGNYDLLEGVVATTPLVDSEFPGTAEFVKKYQEKHDKDPGAEAGFHYVSLYVLTEAMKAAGTVDDTKKIMAALDEGAKNLPEEKQVYVIQGVDENGGFEQLLRMIYIEDGELHQFGTNE, encoded by the coding sequence ATGAAGAGGCTTAAAGGTTGGCTGTTGATTAGTGTGCTACTTGTTTTAACGTTTGCATTAACGGCGTGTAATGAAGATTCAACTGATGAGAAGAGTGGAGATAGTGGAGATTCAGGAGGTTCTGGGGGATCAAAAGGTTCAGGGGAGTTAATTATCGGTTATTCCGGTCCGTTAAGTGGCCCGGCTGCTTATTACGGAGAGGAAACGTTAAATGGACTTAAATTGGCGGTAGAGGATATTAATGAAGAAGGCGGATTTGAAGTCGATGGGCAAACGTACAAAATTAAGCTAGAAACGCTTGATGATATGTACTCGCCGAATGAAACAGCTGCAAACGCAAAACGATTAGTTCAGGAGAACGATTCGAAAATTATTTATAGCCCGCATAGTGGCGGAATATATGCCATGCAAGTTTTTAATGAGTTAGAGGATTTTATCATTATGGGCTATACGAGTGAACCGGGTGCGACAGAGCAAGGAAATACGTTAAACGTCCGAATTCCACCGCGCTATGATAATTACTTAGAACCTTTTACGAAGTATGAGATGGAAAAGTACGGCAAGAAAATTGCTTTTCTGCCGACAGCTACCCAGTACGGGAAAGATTGGGCTGAAGCGCTCCGACCAGTTTGGGAAGGCCATGGGGGAGAAATCGTATTTGATGAGTCGATTGACTTTAGTAAAGATACTGATTTTCAAACGATTTTATCGAATGCATTAAGTAAAGATCCAGACGTACTGTTTATCGGAGGACCGTCTGAGCCAACTGCACTTGTCTTAAAACAAGCGCGTGACCTTGGATTTGAAGGTGGTTTCTTAATTATGGATCAGGCAAAAGTGGATCAAATGGCAGCGGTTCTTGATGGGAACTATGATTTGCTAGAAGGCGTAGTGGCCACTACACCACTTGTGGATTCAGAATTTCCGGGTACAGCTGAGTTTGTTAAAAAGTATCAGGAAAAACACGACAAAGATCCAGGTGCTGAAGCAGGATTCCATTATGTATCTCTATATGTGTTAACAGAGGCAATGAAAGCTGCTGGAACTGTTGATGATACGAAGAAAATTATGGCAGCATTGGATGAAGGTGCGAAAAATCTTCCGGAAGAAAAACAAGTGTACGTGATTCAAGGCGTCGATGAAAATGGCGGTTTTGAGCAACTTCTGCGAATGATTTATATTGAAGACGGGGAGTTACATCAATTCGGTACGAATGAATAA
- the dcuS gene encoding DcuS/MalK family sensor histidine kinase, with product MFRNKNVSLQTKLTVLVCTVVLIAIAVTAYLIGSKAITNSKEFHANKVMDLAKTISHTQLVQDGLIGQESLDKIQTFTKNVQEETGVEYIVVLNKEHIRLSHPVGERVGEYFVGGDETRAYEGESYTSTAHGTLGESLRAFVPIYHEHELVGVVSVGVLTENIQVAVFESLKTTYIAIGVGLLIGIIGAFLLARQVKKTLYGLEPDEIAKRLGERDAMLESVKEGIIAMNDKAEIIVANQAANQIFQKAGITESLIGQQADAFPLLSALKEVLQTGNAELDQERNLNGIEIVVNRVPVILNGKIVGALATFRDKTELTSLVEQLSSAKSFAEILRVQTHEFMNKLHIISAMVHTKSYDELKEYTTYISNAYQQEVGTVSRLIKDPVLSGYLVNKLSEARNFDIEIDITGERPLPVLKNIAHMDKIITILGNLFDNACEAVREQIFAHIEMIINYEDNFFFFTIRDNGPGINESEASKIGISTKGENRGYGLYLINKALTELGGTIKVTTSKDTGTEFNVKIPYEGDMHD from the coding sequence ATGTTTAGAAATAAAAATGTCAGCCTTCAAACGAAGTTAACCGTTTTAGTTTGTACGGTTGTCCTCATTGCGATTGCGGTGACGGCTTATTTAATTGGCAGTAAAGCAATCACAAATTCAAAGGAATTCCATGCGAATAAAGTGATGGATTTGGCGAAGACGATTAGTCATACACAGCTTGTTCAAGATGGATTAATTGGCCAGGAATCCCTGGATAAGATTCAAACGTTCACGAAAAATGTACAAGAAGAAACGGGTGTTGAGTATATCGTCGTGCTTAACAAAGAACATATCCGCTTGTCACATCCAGTGGGGGAGCGGGTTGGGGAGTACTTCGTTGGTGGCGACGAGACTCGTGCCTATGAGGGTGAGAGTTACACATCCACCGCGCACGGGACTCTCGGGGAGTCATTGCGTGCATTTGTGCCCATCTATCATGAACATGAGTTAGTCGGCGTTGTGTCAGTGGGTGTATTAACCGAAAATATTCAAGTGGCTGTCTTTGAAAGCTTAAAAACAACATACATCGCGATAGGTGTTGGATTACTCATTGGGATCATCGGTGCTTTCTTATTGGCAAGACAAGTGAAGAAAACTTTATACGGTCTCGAGCCCGACGAAATTGCCAAACGATTAGGTGAGCGAGATGCGATGCTTGAATCCGTAAAAGAAGGCATTATTGCGATGAATGACAAAGCGGAAATTATCGTCGCCAATCAAGCGGCGAATCAAATCTTTCAAAAAGCTGGCATTACAGAAAGCTTAATCGGTCAGCAGGCAGACGCATTTCCGCTACTGTCAGCGTTAAAAGAAGTCCTTCAAACTGGAAATGCCGAGCTGGATCAAGAGCGAAATTTAAACGGCATCGAAATCGTCGTTAATCGAGTACCTGTCATATTAAATGGAAAAATTGTCGGCGCACTTGCCACATTCAGGGACAAAACGGAGCTGACTTCTTTAGTTGAGCAGCTTTCGAGTGCGAAAAGCTTCGCGGAAATCCTTCGCGTACAAACGCATGAATTTATGAATAAACTGCACATCATTTCCGCGATGGTCCATACAAAATCGTATGATGAACTCAAAGAGTATACGACCTATATTTCCAATGCCTATCAACAGGAAGTCGGAACAGTATCTCGTTTAATTAAAGACCCAGTCCTCTCAGGTTATTTGGTCAATAAATTAAGTGAAGCACGAAATTTTGATATTGAAATCGACATAACTGGAGAGCGTCCACTTCCGGTACTAAAAAATATCGCGCATATGGATAAAATCATTACGATCCTTGGAAACCTTTTTGATAATGCATGTGAAGCCGTACGAGAGCAGATTTTTGCGCATATTGAGATGATCATTAATTACGAAGACAACTTTTTCTTCTTCACAATTCGGGACAACGGGCCTGGAATAAATGAATCTGAAGCATCTAAAATAGGTATTTCAACAAAAGGAGAAAATCGCGGGTACGGACTTTATTTAATCAATAAAGCATTAACCGAATTAGGTGGTACAATAAAAGTAACGACTTCAAAAGACACAGGAACAGAATTTAACGTGAAAATTCCATACGAGGGGGACATGCATGATTAA
- a CDS encoding response regulator gives MINVLIIEDDPMVAKFNAIYLESIPGFSLAGIAENAEEGWAYCQSVKVDLILLDVYMGDKTGLELLQDLRREDISVDVMIITAANDQQSVQTALHYGAVDYLIKPFSFERFQEALTNYAQQRSMMKDITNVSQNEVDSFFLKSKKEPSARPHELPKGLTTRTLSMIVNQILKRERASFSAADLAMETGISRVSVRKYINHLAEMNLLHVEVIYQETGRPLHRFILKPEKVSILKSLINE, from the coding sequence ATGATTAACGTATTAATAATTGAAGATGATCCCATGGTTGCGAAGTTTAACGCCATTTATTTGGAAAGCATTCCAGGCTTTTCATTGGCGGGAATTGCTGAAAATGCTGAAGAAGGCTGGGCATACTGCCAATCCGTGAAAGTTGACCTGATTTTATTAGATGTCTATATGGGCGATAAAACAGGTCTTGAATTGTTGCAAGACCTACGGCGAGAAGACATATCCGTTGATGTTATGATTATCACAGCCGCAAATGATCAGCAATCCGTCCAAACGGCCCTTCATTATGGGGCAGTCGATTATTTAATCAAACCATTCAGTTTTGAACGATTTCAAGAGGCGCTCACAAATTATGCACAACAGCGAAGTATGATGAAAGATATTACGAATGTAAGTCAGAATGAAGTCGATTCATTTTTTCTGAAATCAAAAAAAGAGCCATCAGCACGTCCACATGAATTGCCAAAAGGACTGACGACTAGAACATTATCGATGATTGTAAATCAAATTTTAAAGCGGGAACGCGCTTCATTTTCAGCTGCTGATTTAGCGATGGAGACGGGTATATCGCGCGTCTCCGTGAGGAAGTACATTAACCATTTAGCAGAAATGAACCTATTACATGTTGAAGTGATTTATCAAGAAACGGGCCGACCTTTACATCGATTTATCTTAAAACCTGAAAAAGTCTCGATTTTAAAGTCCTTAATAAATGAATGA